A portion of the Amyelois transitella isolate CPQ chromosome 2, ilAmyTran1.1, whole genome shotgun sequence genome contains these proteins:
- the LOC106143057 gene encoding uncharacterized protein LOC106143057 has translation MKAYSVVGNKKKVTMQINASRLKVVGNNCIVRVTCNQGEVEVIGNDCFVEVADNYGNINLVGANGNVSIGKRWKGDKVNLVGPHHLEVAGKKKTVGYEAQLSPMSPFSKDLDDVIESIFTFVMR, from the coding sequence atgaaggcCTACTCAGTCGTCGGAAACAAGAAGAAAGTGACGATGCAGATCAACGCATCCCGCCTGAAAGTTGTTGGCAACAATTGCATAGTGCGAGTGACCTGCAACCAAGGAGAAGTGGAAGTGATCGGCAACGATTGCTTCGTAGAAGTCGCTGACAACTACGGGAATATAAATCTGGTTGGTGCTAACGGCAATGTTTCGATCGGGAAGCGATGGAAAGGAGATAAAGTGAATCTAGTTGGGCCGCACCATCTTGAGGTAGCTGGGAAGAAGAAGACAGTTGGATATGAAGCTCAGCTTTCGCCAATGTCGCCTTTCAGCAAGGACTTGGATGATGTGATCGAATCCATCTTTACTTTTGTTATGCGATGA